The nucleotide window TACCAAATCAACCAAATTAATCTTTGTTAATTTCTCTCTTTCAACTTTTCTTTTAATGCAGACTAAAAGTACTAGTTAATAGTctgtatacataaatacatatagaaatatcatccaactttttttttaattgcaggaAAGGATCAGTCATTGTAACATACAGAATTCATTGGAAACCAAAATACAACACTGAGCCAACTGAAGATCTTCTAACAGCGAAGACTTTGAAAACAAACCTCAACAATTACCTAGACACTAATAACAGAATGATAAGTATATATCACGTCGCAGAAGACCAGCAGATACAAACCAAACCAGTTCTTGATATTTGCAAAGTAAATAACAATGATTGTGAACATAAGTGTGAATTTGACGATTCTACACTCGATTTTGCGTGCGTCTGTCCTCATGGCCAAATAATGGATACGAATTCACCTAAGAGTTGTATGCCTATTTTAGATAATTCAGAAACAAAACATGAAATTCCTAAAACTACTACTCAAAGGCAACTAACGGTTGACTCTAGTGAGGACACAATGAAAACTATTTCTGAAGAAGTAAAACCGAATACGGAATCTCCAAATGAAGCTACCGATGAAAATGTGTTTGATTGGAAAAAGACGCGCCAATATATTCCAGAAACAACTACAGAAACTGGAGAGGCAGATTTGAAATTTTCTCATATATTTGGTCACACTGATACAGAGATGCCAAAACCGGAACCAAGCCCAGAACATGAAATTTATTCAACCGTAGAAACACATCCTTCGAAGGAATCGGAAGAAGAAACTAAATCAGAGCCAAAACTTTTATCGGAATCCACAGAAGATGTGCAACCGGAACCTGAACCTACAGCAGAACCAAAACCTGAGCCAGAACCCGAACCAAAAGCAGAACCAGAAGCTGAACCTACAGCAGAACCGAAACCTGAGCCAGAACCCGAACCAAAAGCAGAACCAGAAGCTGAACCTACAGCAGAACCGAAACCTGAGCCAGAACCCGAACCAAAAGCAGAACCAGAAGCTGAACCTACAGCAGAACCAAAACCAGAATTCGAGGCTTCAGTGGAACCTACTGCAGAACCAGAACCTGGATCTGCACCAGAATCGAAGGCTGAGCCAGAGCCTGAACCTACAGCAGAACCGAAAGCTGAGCCAGAACCTGAACCTAAAGCAGAACCGAAACCAGAATTCGAGGCTTCAGTGGAACCTACTGCAGAACCAGAACCTGGATCTGCACCAGAATCGAAGGCTGAGCCAGAGCCTGAACCTACATCTGAACCCAAGTTTGAGCCAGAATCCGAATCCACAGTAGAACCAGAAACTGAAGTTGTTTTAGAACCTAAAGCAGAACCAGAAACAAAGTGGATGACAAACGAAGAAAGTTCGTCAGAAATATTGCAGTCACACAATCCTACTACGGATTCGCCAAATGACACTGAGTCGGTCGCCCATTCCGCTATGAAGCCAGAAACAAACTTCCAGCTTACAGAAAAGTCGACAGATATAACAACAATTATAGAACCTAATTCCGGTGATAATGATGAGCGCAAACAAAATGAAGCGACAGAATCAAACACTTCTCCTAGACCTATGTTTGATCACCCTACGTTTGATTTAGATAGTTTAATGGGTCTTCATACTACTCCAGAACCAGTACAATCAGAAACTGAAGCTGGTGTACTAACGAGTATTGACGATAAAAATAAGGAATCAGTAAACGAAGCACTTGAAAATAACGCGGATAATTCAATGACAACTACAACAACGAGGGTCTCGATTTCTGAACCTAATAGTATTAACGAGCCTTCACATGAACCGAGACCtgaaattatttctattttacaacaaaatgaAAACCCAATGGATTTAAATGATACTTTTAGTAACGATTCATCGGCCGATGATGATTGGCTTGAAGCTGAAGAAAATACTACTAGTTTAGTTCCCCAAAATACTGATGTTACAAATaatgatgatattattaaaacacaaacAGAAAGCGAAATGAGTGATGAGCGGGTTAATAAAACAGAGTCGAGATCATCTAAGACCTTTGAAGATTTTATAACAGAAACAATGACAGAACAAACAAGTGATATTAAAAACGACGATATTACGTTTGATCTCATAaggaaaaataatgaaatgtctTCGGAATCAACAACTGCGAGAATGAATATGGAACAACTGGAAACAACTACGTCTAACTCAGGAGAGATGGACGATAACGTTAATGaagataaaacaaacaaaaataaactagaATCGACGACGTCaacacttatttttaataataaaaataatcaaaacatgGATAATATAATGGATTTCAATCAAAATGATGTGACAACAAGTACTCAAAGCAGCAATgagcataaaattattatgtctcAATCAGAAGGAACACAAATTATTTCTTTGAACGAACATTCCCAAATGGAAACGACTACCACTGGAATAGATACAATATACCCGAACTCATTAAACCCAGAAAACAAAGATTTGGGGGGTGATAAACCTTTAATAGAAACCTTGGAAAAAACTACCGTATCAAGCCAAATATCTAATGGCAAACCCTTAGAGAATGGAGGTAAGGAAATCACTTTTGATACGATAAACATGCTTTACAATCGTTCATCCAAAGCAATAATagataaagaaaataacatGCAAGATATAACAGAATCTAATGAAATATCGAAAGACTCGGCTGAAACATCAACTGATTCAGACTGGTTATCTGAATCAGTAACGGAAATTAATTACGAAGATAATATGAAAATCACTGAAAGCGATGAAACCACAGAAACATCTGCAATTAAGGTAGATGAATTATTGGGTCGTGGTCTTATTAAAGATGATTTTGAACCTGATTACCTAAACAATATGGGATCTAAATCCAGCAAAACATCAGATCAAGATGAAATGTTGTATGGTATGACTCACGATTATGAAAATGACGATTCCAGAGTAAAAAGAGTAAATACACAAAAAGAGAATTCTGATGGAAGCGGGACAGTACATGTTACCGAAGCCATGTTACCAAACAAAGATATCGAATCAAAAACATTCGAATCGACAACGATAggagattatatttataaaatggcaGGAAAGAAATTAGATGAGACTGTAACTAATGCAGAAATTTCATTGACAACGTCACATCCAGCCCCAGTTTGGGAAGAAACGGAGAAAGATATTACGGTCGATGAAAGTGTCAAGTCTAAAATGAACGAAAACGATGAAGTAAaggacaatataaatataatgacatCAACAGTTATGCCTACAACAACAGATGCATTCAAAATTGAAGATCAACAAACTATAAATCAAGATAATGTCCCTAAGACATCTGATATTAATGCTCAAAATATTTCACaagtaagtaatttaaatgttacgATTTATGAAATATCTAATCCCAACGATAATCAATCAATTATTACAACAAAACCTACAAACGTTCAATCTTCTGAATTCATAGATCACGAGACTGACATGAATCCATTTTTGCCAGAAGTTGAGAACAATAAAAGCCTCGTAAAGAAACTACAAGAAGGCCATGACATTGAGCCtgctaatttaaatgaaacgcAAAACGAGAATGTAGATGAGCATATGAATAATTCAAATGTAGTAAGCGATATGTCACATGTTAATGAAAATTCTAACTCAAATGATCTATCAGTTATACCGCAAGTAGTTCAAGAAACTACAACAACCGCTAATCCTGATCACATGTTCAATCAACTTTTTACAAATAGCAATTCCCGTGTAGAAGAAACATCCACTACAGAAGCAAATAAAACACCTATTAATACTATAGCCTCGATCAGCGAAGAACAAACAAGTGAAAAATCTGACAACGTAGAAGTTTTGCccatttcaacattttttttagacaCTGATGATTTAGATACTACGAAAAAACCAACCACCTTACCTGAAAATGACCTAGGTAATGGGGCTGAAAAATCAACTTCTAAGCCCTTAAGTGATGACACCGAATTTCTTAGCGTAGTACCAATTAATGATGAAAATGATGAGCAACTAAAAAAAGATTACAGCAGTGAAAATATTCAAgaacttaattttattagtgaTTCACCTGAAAAGAGTGACAAAAGGACAGATGTAAGCAACTTCGATTCTATCTTAAACAACGAAGCGTAGTTTATCTTGTAGTTATGAAAAGGAATAAATTGTACATTATTGTTACTCCATTTCCTGTGATTtttaaaagctataaaataCCAATGTAAATTGATATACCGTAACATCTATTCTCTCGCTAAGATTCCAAATGGTtctaagtttattaataatactaaagaTATTTTAcctatattgataaataataacttgttTTATTAGACTAgtcaaattagaaaaaataaatcaacatgaggattttagattatttattgcTTCAAGTACGTGAACAAACGCGGccaaaaaattaatcatttaattattttcttcaatGACGAAGaattaatttcttcattttaaattgttaccatagataaatgtatattttattataataacattgtttattttaataatcagtaAATAATGACATTAAATTGGGTTCCTTATTATTTTATCCGGAATGTATTAAAGGGATGTTCATTACTGACATCCCTTAATATCTAAAATGTATAATCCATGCCGTTATGTGATAATTCCGAATGATAAAGTGGCATTCCATTTGtcgatttaataatttttaacttagtTATACTTTTAGGAGTGAGGTctgattgtaaaataataatttttattattgtagtaaTTGTTAACtaagatatattttgtataatatggtTGAAAATGTAAAGAagtgttgtaaataaatataaagttaatattaataaataacgtttttattttaaattctaatataattgCATCATCTTAAaatggtaaaatatatatacctgtGTAGATTATATACTCAACATTAACATAACATAGAACATCACAGATAAAAAACTATTAAGCTAATATTGTTGGTTGTGGTGTTATCTCATCGATTTCTTGAGCCGTCATTTGGTGGTCATCCATCGCCATCTTAGCACATAAACAATTCTCACTCATAGTACCACTACCACTTACTATGCATTTACCTAACACAGCTTTACAACTATTAAAAGGCACATGATTCATAATGTTCATAAATTCATCGGTatcattaatttgattttcttttttaatacttatgcTTATGTCAATTGTTTCTTTTAGTTTTATAGCACCATCacttctaaattcaaattttggtaaattttcaTCTGTGTTTTGTATTAAAGGTTCCTTCAAGGAGTTTATATTAGATTTAGTATTAGAACAATCACAACCTTCACATGCATTATTCATAATACTAATATTctcataattgttattatatgttgGTTTGTTTTCTGTCTCAACTTTATGGGGATCAAAGTTTTCATTCGGAAGTAGTTCATCGTAAAAATTATTCACATCTTTAATTTGAGCGCACAAACAGCTATTAGGTAAATTTTCATTTGCAATACATTTTCCTAATATAGTTTTGCAGTTGCTAAAaacttcaatattattatagttattcatttcaatttcaatcTTTGGTTGTAAACATTTGTCTTCGGGCATTTCTGGTTTTCGCATACATTCTCTTTCATGTTTTTCGTATGAAGTTAGCATTATCATAGTTCCGCATTTGGCACAAAGCACTGCTGCATCTGCTGCTGAAAACGTACAACTTAATAAATTGAAtgcaatattttctttctttggATTTGAGTGATGAGAATTGATAGAATATGAAAAGAAGACAAGAGGAATCTTGAAAGTAGTTCCCGTGATAGAAGCTAACTTATAATTCGCAATAATAAGACGCCTACAGAATATTCAAAGCAAACCATACATTTACACATTGCATTCAGTTTGCTATATTTTCAGTTagttcttatttaatatatctactCATATTCACTTTAAGATTACTTCCAAATGTTCTAATAACGTCTTTGCAAACTTCCAAAACGCCATTTTCACGAATTCATACTgaatactataaattatttaggtCTCGATCAATGACGTCATTttaattcaaggtcaaagttgtttatttataccgCTACCATTGTTTCTTTCCTATTCTTATTATGacagccaagatggcccagtggtaagaacgcctgaatcgtaaccgacgatcgtgggttcaaacccgagcaagcaccactgaattttcatgtgcttaatttataattataattcatctcgtactttactgtgaaggaaaacatcgtgaggatacctgcatgtgtctaatttcactgaaattctggcacatgtgtattccaccaacccgcattgaagcatcgtggcggaataagctccaaaccttctcatcgaaaaagggaggggaggccttagcccagcagtgggacattcacaggctgttacgactAGATTATTTAGGTCTCGATCAATGACATCATTTTAATTCAAGGTCAcagtagtttatttatttttacttctacCATTGATTGTTTCCTATTCTTCTCGGTATAATCTACTATATAAGAACTGATGTCagtttgatttgaaaaaaaatattataagttaccCTTAATAGAATCCTGAGAAAGATCACAGTTCGAATCCGAGGATATGCCACTATCGATGGTAGTCCCTGAAAAAAGcactaattaatttcttaaattatagaCAGAATGGTCAATCCATTCTATTCCATTACAAAATTGGACATATGCACATCGGCTTAtaatgtcaatatctatggTGACCTCTGATCATCGCACCttctattctgtaagagcaGACTAGAGCCTCACCGCAGCTATCAATCGTATAATGTCAGCAAGTGATATgggacattgaccataataattataacattacaagaatacacacatcaaaatagtatgtaACCAAGTCAGTTGTCAAGTTCATAGGTgtgtaatgaagtgagtttttaCAGGATAGCACTGCTGGTTCTTTTCctcttttcataatatattgaacaaaatagtttaatttttttaaataaataaaatgctgtttttaaataattactaactgTGGCTTGTGAGATGTTTTTTTCTTGCATATTCTGAAACAAATTTCTTGTTACAATCTGGTATGGTACAATACAGCCAATTCTCAGGTTCGTGGGTTTTCATATGATACTTCAAATGATGGGACTGAATAAAAcctaaaacaaatgaataaaataaaaaaaaaatacattatcaaaCAACAAAAAACTTGGAAAAGTGGAgcgaaaatatatttcacacaatagtggtttaaataaatatacagccAAATGATAATGACTTCTATATAAAAAGTACACTCATCTAGAATTTCAGCAAGAAGAGTATATTTTCGAACTATATTTTACAAGATTGTTTTTAACTCAGAATTAGtacttttactataaaaaataccatGATCATTGACTGTGTCACAGTACtgaatatctaaatattattaccataaaaattttaaaaccttattttattgttatatctgctacaaattaatataaagaatgcaataaagttacaaataagtataataatgattttgaaaTGATTCACTTAGTTGCAGCTTCTTACATTACATTCAAAGcaatataataaacatgtatTAATGAATCACAGTCCTGGTAAATGAAATCTGTACTTACGTATTTGAAAACATAATTATCAACAAAACCACATTCGAACTATTGACACACAATGACATATTtgtcatacaaaataattagtCATTAAATATGTTACGGAAGATACCTTTGCCAcaagttttacaataaaactgTTTCGTATTTGTGTGAGTTAGCTCATGATGTTTGAGATGGTGTGCAAAGTTAAACGATTTTTTACAGTCTTCAAAACTGCATTGGAATCTTCTTTCAGCTTTAGGCTTGTGAGTCTTCATATGCGACATTAATGCCAAGTCGCTTTTGAATATGGCATTGCATTGAGAACATTCATATTCacctgaaatattaatttttttactttataaaaataagatattactTTGATACCATGGATACTTTACTAAAATACTAATTAGATGAAGTATTCTATGCAAAAACTAAGTATAAAAAGTTCATGATCATAAAatgaaactatatatataaaataatgtcattttaaataaatagtattgaaatgctgaaaatttaatgtaaaattttaacaccaaattgtaaaaagaaaaagttttttaaaaaaaatatatgtaataataataatgtcctccagaccgatttcagacACGgcagtcaatctcaagagagattagccaactacacaggagacattatagtgcacaaatgtgtgcacaaacacaagtgcactctctatttcctaactctcataatccgatgggacggcaatctgatatGACCCGTAAGAGTTCAGGcaaaggaccaacggctttccgaggcacgggagtgtacactcttcctacttccagactccgggctgctactgagaattttctgacataaaaacccaataactttttattggcccaacctgggagtagaacccaggacctctgcaGCCTTAcaccaagccactagaccaacgaggcagttaaaagATATGTAttagtaatagaaaaaatatatttcttatctttCAGTTCATTAAATGAGAAACACAATgtcatatataatcatatataaaattagtatcaaattgcatttttaattcatcattatttaatttttaagatgaTGACAAtatgaatgttaataaaataaattacaaagagAAATAGGAATATCTTGTATGTGTTATAAAATCTGACTCAACAATGgaacatacaatttttttttcttttattattaaatgactcatgttcaaaaacaattaaaaacatagaatacatattgttttatgttaCCGACtggttttttctatttaattaaaaatgttaaacagtgttttttttattaataaaactgagAAATATACTTTTTCTCCTGTTTAATTCCACCAGCCTAATTAAGCAAAAAAGATGTAACATGTTAGATTCCTTTGTTGGTGTAGGTATAAACTTGCATTAGCGGATTCTATGtgtaaaggtttttattaaggAGACTTTTTCTTATCtgcattcataaaataaatataaaaaaggtctCTTACAATTAATACTCAATGAATATTTCTGTCTGAATATTCTGTTTCTGTCTGTTTTAAgttcgaaaaatatatttttaattacaattttttgaacattaactattattaatcattaaccttatataaaaaaaaaaaaaattcacaaatAAGATATATTACTCAATACAAGATACAAGAAGTTTGACATTTGTATTTCATATTAcgacaggatatataaatataattgtatttttggtGAAAAAAAGTAAGTACTGGGTTTCATGTAAATTGTAATAGAATTTACATCTCAAACTACACCGGTAACAATACacaaaaatcttataaattgaCAATTCAAAATTACTTCTGTAGACTTTACtacttgaataatgtatattttgaatcatataaataaaatatattatttaattataatatacatcaaTTTGAGCATTTAACGACATGTGTCTCACTCattctataaatattgaatatggtATACctatccttaataatattactaaaaaccTAAAGCAAAGCCGTGAGAGgcaattcatataatattttatgtaagtatataagtattttttcaatttaatttaccttaatttacagcaatacatagtaaatTGTTGTCAGTAATGTTAAATATCTTACTTACCCTTATGCGCATATTTTATGTGTCGTTTGAGAAGAATATCATCGCGAAAATTACGTCCACATTCAAGGCACTGAACACTTCCTGTCCTTTCATGTTGCTTTTGGTGCCTTCTCAAGGCTGacctacaaatatttaaaaacaataataatcaaaatccCCTTTAAAAAattttggaatatatatttatttaaagttaaaatataaatattcgtatattaaatgtaatatcaatattaaaaaatataattaattaaaatttaaggctttaatgccaaaaataaaaaaattaaactcacAAAAAACTAAACTTCTTAAAACATTGGTTGCACTCAAATTGTGGATAATGACTTTGTTCATGTCTTTTTTTCTCACTTTCATATTTAAACTCTTTAGAACAGTAACAGCACTGCAACATTATGGACAGATATGCTGATCGGAAAATTCacttttttcaattttcatctttattggattttattttaatcttatcacCTTATCACAACGAAGTACAAATTAAAGAATGTCGAGAGTCGAAAGTTCGAACTTCGAAATGTAAATCGTAAAgtttgtaaattgtaaaagtGACAACCGACAGAGACACTAGACTCTAGAAACAAGATCTGACTAAAGACTAAAGAGTATTCCTCATGGTGTCGTCTATACTagtctatacttaatattataagtgccAAAAtaagtctgtctgtctgttacgttttcacgacTAGACAGTGGTCTAGTCGTGAAAACTAGTCTAGTAGTGACTAGacgatattccaccgcaaaacagcagtacttggtgttccaatttgaaggatgagtgtaattacaggcacaaggaacataacattagttcccaaggttggtggcgcattggcgatgtaagcgatggttaacatttcttataatgctaaATTCTATGGacgttcgtgaccacttaccatcagatggcagTTAATTCATTGGTTGTTTTAGGtcatacaattaaaattgataattgtTCGAGAATGTCAAACTCTAATTActcttattataaatgataatgaaTTCAAGTTGTTTCCATTATCAAGTGTTACATTATACTAAACTTGAGATTGTCAAATTTAACACGTCCCAAAATGGGACATTTTTAGTTTGAATTCCTACTGAGTATTAGTCCATATATCAAGCGAGGCGATAAGCGGTCTCATAGACAGTATGACAGAGAAATTTTccataatatcatatttaagaaaacttttttttcgtGTTGTCACTTCAATTTGTGCGTGCTTAACAGATCTGCTtctttttacatgtataatataattaattgcaatataaatataatacaattaaaattttaacccaacactttatttttgttacacaGTTTGTATGTCAGTTTTCACAGGTTAAAATGTCATTGtcataaattcataatattcgAAAAATGTTATGTCATGGGACTTGATTAATGATTTGAATTttgaactttaaattattacttgcTGAgactataaaattgtaatatacatCACGAGATTACATGCAAAATATGTTTCTTTACATATTGTAGCGGATAAGCATATAAGCAAATTTTTGCATCAAGAAacaatcaaaaaattaatttctttactcAAAGAACTGACTTCTTCTAAGGATAATTTAAAATCTAAACCCAGATCTTAGCGAAATCGGACAAGACGTTTGCACGATGCACGACAAACTATTGCACATATTGCCTACTAACGCATTTCAGAAACATTCGTTTAgtgcaaatattataaacaacacGTCGCACGTGCTATACTTATGTAAATCTTTCATTTCGTgacgttcataaataatattagaaatggaAAACTGGATAAAAATTACTCTAGTCCTGTGTTTGTTTGGAACTTTGCGTGAGATCCGGCCTTCAGAGCCGTTTGTTACTGAATTCCTTCTCGGCGATTGGCGTAATATAACCGAAGATCAATTAAATCGTGAAGTATATCCGGTTGGAACTTACTCATATTTGGCCCTtcttgttttgatatttttgatCACAGACTTCCTTAGATTCAAGCCAGTTATAATTCTATCAGGTAAgttcatgtaaataaatagtatatttcttgtttactgtatttaaaattgaaagtgtATAAAGTAAGTCAtgctcattataaatattagcacatttaaataatttaaaaaaatattatcagtcATCTTTTTGAGATTTTATCTtcgtattattttgaaataaataacacttaTTTACAGGCAATACTATTAAAGCTGCAGTATTACAGTAACCCCTCATATCCTTATctcaaatatttatcaatattttatcatcatcaatgttatattaatatttagttaatttaatcaataataattaaagatttttaatttggaACATCCATGTACTTACATCAATTTATTAAGTTgacttttgataaaaaaattaagcaattttgtacattttacattttgttGTCCGTACACCaagaaggtttgaagataaaatttttatagcaaaaaatttatatcaaacaaatatgttttctttaaaaaataaaattatattgattaatgtattttaaaattttgaaattggaTTAAAATTCAACATGAgacaatattatgtaatacattGACATACATTATGCAAAAGTCTCAAATGTATTCGCTGCATAAATTCCCTTATGATAAATAAACTAATCTCTACCTTATCATAGTTATTTTACGTGAGGCAAGCTGTGTCTCgctaatattatcttatttgtgttataatacTACTTTTATCTAAgttgtttgataaaattaaatgaacacATTATCTCTAGATCCTTAATAATActggattaaataaaaaagtgataattaataaattatatttatagttttaaactaTGACTATAAaggtttgtattaaaatatgactATTTTTTGAACAAATTAAGTTTCAGCACCTAACAATTAATAGGCAACAATTATCttcaaatgattaattatttaaatatatcaaaataaaaaaaaaatgatacagatactaatcaattataatgtaatattttatcatattaaaattttactttgtatctatttatttctttatatataattattattcagtttaaacttatttttataaaagtgttATTCCTAATAAGTGTCAGTCattggttttaaataatatcgaagTATTAAAGaagacttaataaaaaaaaaaaaatattgttaatatcataatctttaatcaatttaatctttttatttgcacatcaatttttatatttaaataaaaaatatatatttgaaattctacttcatagattttttatattaaaaaaaatatttcactataGGCTTAAGCGGTATCGCAGTCTATGCCGTGTTACTATGGACTTCAAGCATAGAATGGCTGCAAGTTTCTCAATTTCTGTATGGATTGTACATGGCTACAGAGGTTGCTTATTTAACTTACATATATGCAAAGGTAagcttaatattatgaatggtAATTtcgtcatataaaattataattgaatcacTTAAGGAAATTCAATTAACATAGT belongs to Nymphalis io chromosome 2, ilAglIoxx1.1, whole genome shotgun sequence and includes:
- the LOC126773241 gene encoding uncharacterized protein LOC126773241 isoform X1; the protein is MDSHSRSASPRDQMRPQHRPPSPPSSPAAFDNRAYQHDESDPNHNDSFTSNGPHQNGHSKEPNGDAKTLEAVNLELINLTPKNGSKKKDVEVDMNSTNPYDEYFVPVNEHRKYMRGEKLYVTADKRGEKGGCKRPLCWTLLGLVVVAIVALIVLAATGILFTNSPTPLEQYNASLSSARAFGGITSDHSHDHDHSGHHHDHSSHNHDHSDHDHSHDQGPITSPRPQEVTETQSDEAQDLSIIPDESSDMSMYVPRTVEGELKIDNEIFLPAFEDPDSDEYKEFTQTFSDALKHALFDRNSIENGENEIMVEVIQIRKGSVIVTYRIHWKPKYNTEPTEDLLTAKTLKTNLNNYLDTNNRMISIYHVAEDQQIQTKPVLDICKVNNNDCEHKCEFDDSTLDFACVCPHGQIMDTNSPKSCMPILDNSETKHEIPKTTTQRQLTVDSSEDTMKTISEEVKPNTESPNEATDENVFDWKKTRQYIPETTTETGEADLKFSHIFGHTDTEMPKPEPSPEHEIYSTVETHPSKESEEETKSEPKLLSESTEDVQPEPEPTAEPKPEPEPEPKAEPEAEPTAEPKPEPEPEPKAEPEAEPTAEPKPEPEPEPKAEPEAEPTAEPKPEFEASVEPTAEPEPGSAPESKAEPEPEPTAEPKAEPEPEPKAEPKPEFEASVEPTAEPEPGSAPESKAEPEPEPTSEPKFEPESESTVEPETEVVLEPKAEPETKWMTNEESSSEILQSHNPTTDSPNDTESVAHSAMKPETNFQLTEKSTDITTIIEPNSGDNDERKQNEATESNTSPRPMFDHPTFDLDSLMGLHTTPEPVQSETEAGVLTSIDDKNKESVNEALENNADNSMTTTTTRVSISEPNSINEPSHEPRPEIISILQQNENPMDLNDTFSNDSSADDDWLEAEENTTSLVPQNTDVTNNDDIIKTQTESEMSDERVNKTESRSSKTFEDFITETMTEQTSDIKNDDITFDLIRKNNEMSSESTTARMNMEQLETTTSNSGEMDDNVNEDKTNKNKLESTTSTLIFNNKNNQNMDNIMDFNQNDVTTSTQSSNEHKIIMSQSEGTQIISLNEHSQMETTTTGIDTIYPNSLNPENKDLGGDKPLIETLEKTTVSSQISNGKPLENGGKEITFDTINMLYNRSSKAIIDKENNMQDITESNEISKDSAETSTDSDWLSESVTEINYEDNMKITESDETTETSAIKVDELLGRGLIKDDFEPDYLNNMGSKSSKTSDQDEMLYGMTHDYENDDSRVKRVNTQKENSDGSGTVHVTEAMLPNKDIESKTFESTTIGDYIYKMAGKKLDETVTNAEISLTTSHPAPVWEETEKDITVDESVKSKMNENDEVKDNINIMTSTVMPTTTDAFKIEDQQTINQDNVPKTSDINAQNISQVSNLNVTIYEISNPNDNQSIITTKPTNVQSSEFIDHETDMNPFLPEVENNKSLVKKLQEGHDIEPANLNETQNENVDEHMNNSNVVSDMSHVNENSNSNDLSVIPQVVQETTTTANPDHMFNQLFTNSNSRVEETSTTEANKTPINTIASISEEQTSEKSDNVEVLPISTFFLDTDDLDTTKKPTTLPENDLGNGAEKSTSKPLSDDTEFLSVVPINDENDEQLKKDYSSENIQELNFISDSPEKSDKRTDVSNFDSILNNEA